A genomic segment from Prochlorothrix hollandica PCC 9006 = CALU 1027 encodes:
- a CDS encoding NAD-dependent epimerase/dehydratase family protein, with protein sequence MKIAITGSQGFIGLYVLDQLLKCSNIDIVIISRNLLNFNSLIGKVSIVQCDIYTPPENLFEQLGYPNLLIHLAWDNLSDYYSLQHFQRDLPKHYKFLENLITSGLSSVLVTGTCLEYGLYSGELIETQVCHPNNPYAYAKLALYNQLKFLQQVFPFSLTWARLFYMYGKGQLNKSLYSQFQNAIREGQSSFKMSQGEQLRDYLPVAEVANYLVQLALQNQSSDIVNVCSGNPISVRRLVESWIESSGTSITLDLGYYSYPTYEPMAFWGNCSKLREILSQ encoded by the coding sequence TTGAAAATCGCTATTACCGGATCGCAAGGATTTATCGGTCTTTATGTTTTAGATCAGCTTTTGAAATGTAGTAATATTGATATTGTTATCATTTCTCGTAATTTATTGAACTTTAATTCTCTTATCGGTAAAGTTTCAATCGTACAATGTGATATTTACACACCTCCTGAAAATTTATTTGAGCAGCTTGGCTATCCTAATTTACTGATACATCTAGCTTGGGACAACTTATCAGATTATTACTCATTACAACACTTTCAACGGGATTTACCTAAGCATTATAAGTTCCTTGAAAACTTGATTACTAGCGGTCTATCATCTGTGCTAGTTACAGGGACTTGTTTAGAATATGGCTTGTACTCAGGAGAATTAATTGAAACACAGGTTTGCCACCCTAATAATCCTTATGCATACGCTAAACTTGCTCTCTACAATCAACTAAAGTTTCTTCAGCAAGTGTTTCCCTTTTCTTTAACCTGGGCAAGATTATTTTACATGTATGGCAAGGGTCAACTGAATAAGTCTCTGTACTCCCAGTTCCAAAATGCTATCCGTGAAGGTCAGTCTTCCTTTAAAATGTCTCAAGGGGAGCAGTTGCGTGATTATTTACCAGTGGCTGAAGTGGCAAATTATTTAGTACAGCTTGCTCTTCAGAATCAATCTAGTGATATTGTCAATGTTTGTTCTGGGAACCCCATCTCAGTTCGGAGGCTAGTAGAATCTTGGATTGAGAGTTCTGGCACGAGTATAACTTTAGATCTAGGGTACTATTCCTACCCAACTTACGAGCCAATGGCTTTTTGGGGTAATTGTTCTAAACTACGGGAGATACTTTCACAATGA
- a CDS encoding DUF29 domain-containing protein, protein MVQEITQSRLSLYEQDYQLWLMATARQLSERQFDDLDIEHLLEEVLELGRRDKRRLESLLTRLWEHLLKLRYWEAERIQNRGHWEGEITNFRVQIKRELKVSPSLQRYLEEVMGECYGDARRVVARRAELPLEVLPEEPISTLEELLSFDWFSFSEF, encoded by the coding sequence ATGGTTCAGGAGATAACCCAGAGCCGACTGTCCCTTTATGAACAGGATTATCAACTGTGGTTGATGGCAACAGCGCGGCAGTTATCGGAGCGGCAGTTTGATGATTTGGACATAGAGCATTTGTTGGAGGAGGTGTTGGAGTTGGGTCGTCGGGATAAACGAAGGCTGGAAAGTCTCTTGACTCGGCTTTGGGAGCATTTGTTGAAGTTGCGGTATTGGGAGGCGGAACGGATCCAGAATCGGGGGCATTGGGAGGGGGAGATTACTAATTTCCGGGTTCAAATTAAGCGGGAGTTAAAGGTTAGTCCTAGTTTGCAGCGATATTTGGAGGAGGTGATGGGGGAGTGTTATGGGGATGCGCGGCGGGTTGTGGCGCGGCGGGCTGAGTTGCCTTTGGAGGTTTTGCCAGAGGAGCCGATCTCCACATTGGAAGAGCTATTAAGTTTTGACTGGTTCTCTTTCTCTGAATTCTAA
- a CDS encoding class I SAM-dependent methyltransferase, with protein MATEQLSSSSSLASAMTPYCCRHCGSRLPPPFLDLGHQPPSNAYRTAEQLEEPELSYPLRLYVCPDCWLVQIPAYASAQTLFQADYAYFSSVSSSWVEHSRRYVAQIVERCGLGSASWVVELAANDGYLLQFMVQRGVPCLGIEPTAATAAAARGKGIPVEEVFFGLGEAQRLAAAGQQADLVIGNNVLAHVPDVNDFVAGIKALLKPGGVVTLEFPHLLQLLRWNQFDTVYHEHFSYFSLGVVQRIFGRAGLEVFDVEELPTHGGSLRVYGQHPEARAEGVRARVGELVERERGFGLEEMGCYGAFQGRVDRLKDEFVGFLLEAKRAGRSICGYGAAAKGNTLLNYGGVKRDLLPWVCDAALSKQGKFLPGSHIPIVAPSFLEQNPPDILLVLPWNLATEIRGLYQSLANRGTQFVTVIPQLQVL; from the coding sequence ATGGCCACTGAGCAGCTTTCGTCCTCCTCTAGTTTGGCTTCTGCCATGACTCCCTATTGTTGCCGTCACTGTGGGTCAAGGCTTCCCCCTCCTTTTTTGGATCTGGGTCATCAGCCGCCCTCCAATGCTTACCGAACGGCTGAGCAGTTGGAAGAGCCGGAGTTGTCCTATCCCCTACGGTTGTATGTGTGTCCAGACTGTTGGTTAGTCCAAATTCCGGCCTATGCCAGTGCCCAAACCCTTTTTCAGGCGGATTACGCCTATTTTTCGTCGGTTTCTAGTAGTTGGGTGGAGCATTCCCGGCGCTATGTGGCGCAGATTGTGGAGCGGTGTGGACTAGGTTCAGCGTCTTGGGTGGTGGAGTTGGCGGCCAATGATGGCTATCTGCTGCAATTTATGGTGCAACGGGGTGTTCCTTGTTTGGGCATTGAGCCAACGGCGGCTACGGCGGCGGCAGCACGGGGGAAGGGCATCCCGGTGGAGGAGGTGTTTTTTGGTTTGGGGGAAGCCCAGCGTTTGGCGGCGGCGGGGCAACAGGCGGATTTGGTGATTGGCAATAATGTGTTGGCCCATGTGCCGGATGTGAATGATTTTGTGGCGGGCATTAAGGCGCTCCTGAAGCCAGGAGGGGTGGTAACTCTGGAGTTTCCCCATCTGTTGCAGTTGTTGCGTTGGAATCAGTTCGATACGGTCTATCATGAGCATTTTTCCTATTTTTCCTTGGGGGTGGTGCAGCGGATTTTTGGGCGGGCAGGGTTGGAGGTGTTTGATGTGGAGGAGTTGCCGACCCATGGGGGATCGTTGCGGGTCTATGGGCAGCATCCAGAGGCGCGGGCGGAGGGGGTGCGGGCACGGGTGGGGGAATTGGTGGAGCGGGAGCGGGGGTTTGGTTTGGAGGAGATGGGGTGTTATGGGGCGTTTCAGGGGCGGGTCGATCGTTTGAAGGATGAGTTTGTGGGGTTTTTACTGGAGGCAAAGAGGGCGGGTCGATCGATCTGCGGGTATGGGGCGGCGGCGAAGGGGAATACGTTGTTGAATTATGGGGGGGTGAAGCGGGATTTGTTGCCGTGGGTGTGTGACGCGGCGCTTTCTAAGCAGGGCAAGTTTTTGCCGGGGAGTCATATTCCGATCGTGGCACCGAGTTTTTTAGAGCAAAATCCGCCGGATATCCTTCTGGTTCTGCCTTGGAATTTGGCAACCGAAATTCGGGGTCTCTATCAATCTTTAGCTAACCGGGGAACTCAGTTTGTGACGGTTATTCCCCAATTACAAGTTCTTTAG
- a CDS encoding dTDP-4-dehydrorhamnose 3,5-epimerase family protein — MAWFEVVSLKLAGSFSLRSQSYRDPRGAFSRWFCPEELKAVWGSRSICQMNYSQTQQAGAVRGLHFQRPPQAEAKVVRCIRGRVWDVAVDLRPQSPTFLQWQGVELAPQGGAQAVLIPEGCAHGFQVLEPDSELFYVHSAAYAPPLEGGVRWDDPRLQISWPLAIADLSDRDRNHPWLEPHDPRTLAMASLRSGVALTPGMAVEDSDHGH; from the coding sequence ATGGCTTGGTTTGAAGTTGTTTCCCTCAAGCTTGCAGGTAGTTTTAGCCTCCGTTCCCAAAGTTACCGGGATCCGCGAGGAGCTTTCAGTCGCTGGTTTTGTCCGGAAGAATTAAAGGCTGTGTGGGGGTCGCGATCGATTTGTCAAATGAATTATTCCCAGACCCAACAGGCGGGAGCGGTGCGGGGCTTGCATTTTCAGCGCCCTCCCCAGGCGGAGGCTAAGGTGGTGCGGTGTATTCGGGGGCGGGTGTGGGATGTGGCGGTGGATCTGCGGCCCCAGTCCCCTACCTTTCTTCAGTGGCAGGGGGTTGAGCTAGCGCCCCAGGGTGGTGCGCAGGCGGTGCTGATTCCTGAGGGTTGTGCCCATGGTTTTCAGGTGTTGGAGCCAGACAGTGAACTGTTTTATGTGCATTCTGCGGCCTATGCTCCCCCCCTAGAGGGAGGCGTGCGGTGGGATGATCCCCGGTTGCAAATTTCCTGGCCTTTGGCGATCGCGGATTTATCCGATCGCGATCGCAACCATCCTTGGCTCGAACCCCATGACCCCCGTACCCTAGCCATGGCCAGTCTCAGGTCTGGGGTTGCCCTGACACCTGGGATGGCGGTGGAGGATTCCGACCATGGCCACTGA
- the rfbG gene encoding CDP-glucose 4,6-dehydratase — MKFWQGKVVFVTGHSGFKGSWLTLWLQALGAQVVGLALPPDTEPALFHRLYPNGPDPQCLTHHVGDIRDADRLCHLITTSQPDVVFHLAAQPLVRRSYQAPSLTWETNVMGTLNLLEALRTLDRPCAVVVVTSDKVYDNREWLYGYREVDPLGGRDPYSASKAAAELAVQCWRSSFFPLDYPVAIATARSGNVIGGGDWSGDRIVPDAMVALSQGQPIQVRNPQATRPWQHVLEPLGGYLWLAQCLYGAIAPGSNPYAQAFNFGPDLSSNQTVQGLVEFMLQEWPGTWQDCSPGEQPHEAGRLGLVTDKAFHQLGWSPCWSLQEAVRHTVAWYRAVEQGADVQSLCLGQIRAYGSAGAGQPWFKDLSLEDFSLAESATV; from the coding sequence ATGAAGTTTTGGCAAGGTAAGGTTGTTTTTGTTACGGGGCACAGTGGGTTTAAGGGCAGTTGGCTGACGTTGTGGCTACAAGCCTTGGGTGCCCAAGTGGTGGGTTTGGCCTTACCACCGGACACAGAACCTGCTCTATTTCATCGACTCTATCCCAACGGACCAGATCCCCAATGCCTAACTCACCATGTGGGGGATATTCGAGATGCCGATCGCCTCTGCCATCTGATTACAACCAGTCAGCCCGATGTGGTCTTCCATTTAGCGGCTCAGCCTTTGGTGCGGCGATCGTACCAAGCCCCCTCCCTGACTTGGGAAACCAATGTGATGGGCACCTTGAATCTTTTGGAAGCCCTACGAACCCTCGATCGCCCCTGTGCGGTGGTGGTGGTCACCAGTGATAAGGTCTATGACAATCGGGAATGGCTGTATGGTTACCGGGAGGTGGATCCCTTGGGGGGGCGTGATCCCTACAGTGCCAGCAAGGCAGCGGCGGAACTGGCGGTGCAGTGTTGGCGATCGTCGTTTTTCCCCTTGGATTATCCCGTTGCCATTGCCACGGCTCGATCGGGGAATGTGATTGGGGGCGGGGATTGGTCCGGCGATCGCATTGTGCCCGATGCTATGGTGGCCCTCAGTCAGGGTCAGCCGATCCAGGTGCGAAACCCCCAAGCCACACGCCCTTGGCAACATGTTTTGGAACCCCTAGGGGGATATTTGTGGTTGGCTCAGTGTCTTTATGGGGCGATCGCCCCAGGTTCCAATCCCTACGCCCAAGCCTTTAACTTTGGGCCAGATCTTTCCAGCAATCAAACGGTTCAAGGTTTAGTGGAGTTCATGTTGCAAGAATGGCCGGGAACTTGGCAGGATTGCTCCCCCGGAGAGCAGCCCCATGAGGCGGGGCGCTTGGGCTTGGTTACCGATAAAGCTTTTCATCAGTTGGGCTGGTCTCCCTGCTGGAGTTTGCAGGAGGCGGTCAGGCATACGGTGGCGTGGTATCGGGCTGTGGAGCAAGGGGCGGATGTGCAATCCCTCTGTTTAGGACAAATTCGAGCCTATGGCAGCGCAGGGGCAGGTCAGCCCTGGTTCAAAGATCTGAGCTTGGAAGATTTCAGCTTGGCCGAGTCAGCAACGGTTTAG
- the rfbF gene encoding glucose-1-phosphate cytidylyltransferase has product MKAVILAGGYGTRLSEETHLRPKPMVEIGGHPILWHILKTYSAHGINEFVICCGYKGYVIKEYFANYFLHMSDVTFHMSSNRMEVHYQHVEPWTVTLVDTGENTMTGGRLKRVQSYVENETFCFTYGDGLSDVDITALIATHRQRGCWATVTAVQPPGRYGSLNLQENGQVQGFLEKPQGDGGWINGGYFVLEPEIFNLIEGDRTGWENQPLETLALQQQLTAYRHQGFWQAMDTLRDKNYLESLWESGQAPWCVW; this is encoded by the coding sequence TTGAAAGCAGTAATTTTAGCGGGAGGCTATGGGACACGGCTGAGTGAGGAAACCCATTTGCGGCCTAAACCTATGGTGGAAATTGGCGGACATCCGATTTTATGGCATATTCTCAAGACCTATTCCGCCCATGGCATTAACGAGTTTGTGATTTGCTGTGGTTATAAAGGTTATGTGATTAAGGAATATTTTGCTAACTATTTTTTGCACATGTCTGATGTGACCTTTCACATGAGTTCCAATCGTATGGAAGTCCATTATCAGCATGTGGAACCCTGGACGGTGACCTTGGTGGATACGGGGGAAAATACCATGACTGGGGGACGGCTGAAGCGGGTGCAGTCCTATGTGGAAAATGAGACGTTTTGTTTTACCTATGGGGATGGGTTGAGTGATGTCGATATTACGGCGTTGATTGCAACCCACCGTCAGCGGGGTTGCTGGGCTACAGTTACCGCCGTGCAGCCTCCAGGACGTTATGGATCGTTAAATTTGCAAGAGAATGGACAGGTACAAGGTTTTTTAGAGAAGCCCCAAGGGGATGGGGGATGGATTAATGGGGGATATTTTGTCCTAGAGCCGGAAATTTTTAATTTGATTGAGGGCGATCGCACGGGTTGGGAAAATCAGCCCCTAGAGACCCTAGCCCTACAACAGCAGTTGACTGCTTATCGGCACCAGGGTTTCTGGCAGGCGATGGATACCTTACGGGATAAAAACTATCTGGAAAGCTTATGGGAAAGCGGCCAAGCGCCTTGGTGTGTGTGGTAA
- a CDS encoding Uma2 family endonuclease: MLPTPIPTVLPLLESGDRLSRPEFERRYGAMPHLKKAELIEGIVYVASPVRVYHHGYPHSCIIGWLLTYAAATPGTMVCDNTTVRLDAKNEPQPDAILRWEAGGQSRISEDDYIEGAPELIVEVAASTASYDLHDKLRAYCRSGVQEYLVWLTEEQALRWYRLEEGEYRQQEPDGEGLIKSGVFPGLWLAVEALLAGRMAEVLQGVQRGIGARS, translated from the coding sequence ATGCTACCCACCCCAATCCCGACGGTGCTGCCCCTTTTGGAGAGCGGCGATCGGCTCAGTCGGCCTGAATTTGAACGCCGCTATGGAGCCATGCCCCACCTCAAAAAAGCTGAATTAATCGAAGGAATTGTTTACGTGGCTTCCCCGGTTCGGGTCTATCACCATGGCTACCCCCATAGTTGTATCATTGGCTGGCTGCTAACCTATGCAGCAGCAACCCCTGGAACCATGGTTTGTGATAATACAACTGTGCGATTGGATGCCAAGAATGAACCCCAGCCCGATGCGATTTTGCGCTGGGAAGCGGGGGGGCAGTCGCGCATTAGTGAGGATGATTATATCGAGGGGGCACCGGAGTTGATTGTGGAGGTTGCGGCGAGTACGGCTTCCTATGATTTGCATGATAAGCTGCGGGCCTACTGCCGCAGTGGGGTGCAGGAGTATTTGGTCTGGCTGACGGAGGAGCAAGCGTTGCGGTGGTATCGGCTGGAGGAGGGCGAATATCGACAGCAGGAGCCGGATGGAGAGGGATTGATTAAAAGTGGGGTGTTTCCGGGGCTGTGGTTAGCTGTGGAGGCGTTATTGGCGGGCAGGATGGCTGAGGTTTTGCAGGGGGTGCAGCGGGGTATTGGGGCGCGATCGTAA
- a CDS encoding Uma2 family endonuclease codes for MNLEEFLDQYPDGGGRFELRDGVIVEMQATGTHERVAGFLALELGLEIRRLGLPFFMPRQGIVKGFESDRSGYIPDVMVVDGDRLHHEPLWKLRSTLTQGASIPLAIEVVSQHWQDDYLLKLGQYERLGIPEYWIVDYLGLGGRRYIGNPKQPTLSIYELSEGEYGLRTFTGDRSIESRLFPELKLTAQDIFHQGL; via the coding sequence TTGAACCTTGAAGAATTTCTGGATCAGTATCCGGATGGAGGGGGACGTTTTGAGTTGCGGGATGGAGTCATTGTTGAGATGCAGGCAACGGGAACCCATGAACGGGTGGCGGGTTTTTTGGCCCTAGAGTTAGGGTTAGAAATTAGGCGGTTGGGGTTGCCTTTTTTTATGCCTCGACAAGGGATCGTAAAGGGATTTGAGTCGGATCGATCGGGGTATATTCCCGATGTGATGGTGGTGGATGGCGATCGGCTGCACCATGAACCGTTGTGGAAGCTGCGATCGACCCTGACCCAGGGTGCTTCGATTCCCTTGGCGATCGAGGTGGTGAGCCAGCATTGGCAGGATGACTATCTGCTGAAGTTGGGTCAGTATGAGCGCTTGGGAATCCCGGAGTATTGGATTGTGGATTATTTGGGGCTGGGGGGGCGGCGCTATATTGGCAATCCGAAGCAACCCACGCTTTCGATTTATGAGTTGTCGGAGGGGGAGTATGGTTTACGGACGTTTACGGGTGATCGGTCGATCGAGTCTCGCCTTTTTCCTGAGTTGAAGCTTACGGCTCAAGATATTTTCCATCAGGGGCTTTGA
- a CDS encoding PDDEXK family nuclease: protein MIAQLSTEPAARTFESGESQFLNLEEFLDQYPDGGGRFELRDGVIVEMQATGTHERVAGFLALRVRVRN from the coding sequence ATGATTGCACAACTGAGTACGGAACCCGCCGCTAGAACCTTTGAATCTGGTGAATCCCAATTCTTGAACCTTGAAGAATTTCTGGATCAGTATCCGGATGGAGGGGGACGTTTTGAGTTGCGGGATGGAGTCATTGTTGAGATGCAGGCAACGGGAACCCATGAACGGGTGGCGGGTTTTTTGGCCCTTAGAGTTAGGGTTAGAAATTAG
- the pseI gene encoding pseudaminic acid synthase, with protein MPEIKIANCKIGQNHPPFIIAEMSGNHNQSLERALEIVEAAAKTGAHGLKLQTYTADTMTLDLKEGEFFIDDPNSLWYGHSLYELYQQAHTPWEWHEPILKRCQELGIIGFSTPFDATAVDFLESLNVPCYKIASFENTDLPLIRKVASTGKPMIISTGMATIAELDETVRTAREAGCQDLILLKCTSTYPATPESSNLLTIPHLRDLFNVQVGLSDHTIGIGVSVASVALGATFIEKHFTLSRSEGGVDSAFSMEPEEMAQLVTETHRAWQALGHISYGPTEVEKASLQFRRSLYVVQDMQPGDTFTPENLRAIRPGLGLSPKYYDLFLGKKVTKSLKSGTPLDWEHLTQ; from the coding sequence ATGCCAGAAATTAAAATAGCCAACTGCAAAATAGGACAAAACCATCCCCCCTTTATCATTGCCGAAATGTCAGGCAATCATAACCAATCCTTAGAAAGAGCCTTAGAAATCGTAGAAGCGGCAGCCAAAACAGGCGCACATGGTCTCAAACTCCAAACCTACACTGCTGATACAATGACCTTAGACCTTAAGGAAGGGGAGTTTTTTATTGATGACCCCAACAGCTTATGGTATGGCCATTCTCTCTACGAACTTTACCAACAAGCTCATACCCCTTGGGAATGGCACGAACCCATTCTGAAACGCTGTCAAGAACTGGGTATCATTGGCTTTAGCACCCCCTTTGATGCCACTGCGGTGGATTTTCTCGAATCATTAAATGTCCCTTGCTACAAAATTGCCTCATTTGAAAACACCGATTTGCCCCTGATTCGCAAAGTTGCAAGTACAGGAAAACCAATGATTATTTCTACGGGAATGGCAACGATTGCTGAATTAGATGAGACAGTCCGAACTGCAAGAGAGGCTGGGTGTCAAGACCTTATTCTACTCAAATGTACCAGCACCTATCCTGCTACTCCAGAAAGTAGCAATTTGCTTACCATTCCTCATCTTCGAGACCTATTCAATGTTCAGGTTGGCCTCTCTGACCACACCATAGGGATTGGTGTTAGCGTTGCTAGTGTTGCTCTGGGAGCTACTTTCATCGAGAAGCACTTTACCCTCAGTCGATCCGAGGGTGGAGTGGATAGCGCTTTTTCTATGGAACCGGAAGAAATGGCTCAGCTTGTCACTGAAACCCATCGTGCATGGCAAGCTCTTGGTCATATCTCCTATGGTCCTACCGAAGTCGAGAAAGCCTCTCTCCAATTTCGTCGTTCTCTCTACGTCGTTCAAGATATGCAACCAGGTGACACCTTTACCCCCGAAAATCTCCGTGCTATCCGCCCCGGCCTTGGTCTCTCCCCTAAGTACTATGACTTGTTCCTAGGTAAAAAAGTTACAAAATCCCTCAAAAGCGGAACACCTTTAGACTGGGAGCACTTAACACAGTGA
- a CDS encoding PIG-L deacetylase family protein, producing the protein MNVLVVAAHPDDEVLGCGGTIAKHSQKGDSVHVVILAEGVTSRDISRIPEQRKSELSALAKMAYQASETLGVTSLSLHNFPDNRMDSCDLLDIIKIIETAIKQHHPDMIYTHHPGDVNIDHRRIHEAVVTACRPLPGSQIKTLLFFEVASSTEWQTPHSAPAFTPNWFVDISDTLTIKLKALETYQSEMRPWPHPRSLAALEYLAKWRGSTIGVEAAEAFVLGRNLII; encoded by the coding sequence ATGAATGTATTAGTTGTAGCGGCTCATCCTGATGATGAAGTCTTAGGATGCGGTGGAACTATTGCTAAACACTCCCAAAAAGGAGACTCAGTTCATGTGGTGATTTTAGCAGAAGGAGTGACAAGTCGAGATATTTCACGAATTCCAGAACAGCGAAAATCTGAATTATCGGCTTTAGCTAAAATGGCTTATCAAGCCAGCGAAACATTAGGAGTAACTTCTTTATCTTTGCACAACTTTCCTGACAATCGGATGGATAGTTGTGATTTACTCGACATCATTAAAATTATCGAAACAGCTATTAAACAACATCATCCAGACATGATTTACACTCATCATCCAGGCGATGTTAATATCGATCACCGTCGCATTCACGAAGCGGTAGTAACAGCTTGTCGCCCCTTACCTGGGAGTCAAATCAAAACTTTGCTATTCTTTGAGGTGGCTTCTAGTACGGAGTGGCAAACACCCCATTCGGCCCCAGCTTTTACTCCCAACTGGTTTGTTGATATTTCAGATACTTTAACGATTAAACTTAAAGCACTAGAAACATACCAATCTGAAATGCGTCCTTGGCCTCATCCTCGTTCACTTGCTGCTTTAGAGTATTTAGCTAAATGGCGAGGCTCTACCATTGGTGTTGAAGCGGCTGAAGCCTTTGTTCTAGGTAGAAACCTGATCATCTAA
- the pseG gene encoding UDP-2,4-diacetamido-2,4,6-trideoxy-beta-L-altropyranose hydrolase encodes MLVIRADASTQIGTGHVMRCLALAQTWQDTQGQPIFIMANPIPALGERLKSEGMKVLHLTAEPGSLADVQETATLAHQFEANWVVVDGYQFGSEYQQTIKNSGLNLLFIDDYGHAEHYYADFVLNQNISADEQWYQHCEPYTQLLLGTRYTLLRREFWQWQGWQRTVPPVAKKVLVTLGGADPDNVTLKVIQSLQIVEVEELEAVVVVGGSNPHYENLKMAVQDSRYPIQVQQNVTNMPELMAWADVAISAGGSTCWELAFMGLPSILLILAENQRAIAEKLATLNLAVNLGWHQDVESQNIAQNLSTVLRSAEQRRNMSKLSQKIVDGKGADSVVRNLAASSIKLRPVKEEDCELLWHWANDPEVRSSAFDSEPINWETHVKWFEHKLNSQNSFIFIVEDINNNPIGQVRFDMIENKEAEIDISIEKKNRGKKLGSEIINQGILYLSKEVAIKSVHSLIKVENKASILIFEKSNFHWLETKNVKNHLAYHYIRYLKNAKI; translated from the coding sequence ATGCTGGTAATCCGGGCTGATGCCTCCACCCAAATCGGTACGGGACACGTCATGCGTTGCTTGGCATTAGCTCAGACATGGCAAGATACCCAAGGACAGCCTATTTTTATCATGGCCAATCCTATCCCTGCCTTAGGGGAACGCCTCAAGTCAGAAGGAATGAAAGTGCTTCACTTGACAGCAGAACCAGGAAGTTTAGCAGATGTCCAGGAAACTGCGACACTCGCTCATCAATTTGAGGCGAATTGGGTGGTAGTGGATGGGTATCAATTCGGGAGCGAATATCAGCAAACTATCAAAAATTCTGGCTTAAATCTATTATTTATCGATGATTACGGACACGCGGAACATTATTATGCTGATTTTGTCCTGAATCAAAATATCTCCGCTGACGAGCAATGGTATCAGCATTGCGAACCTTATACTCAGCTATTGCTAGGCACTCGCTACACTCTTTTAAGGCGGGAGTTTTGGCAATGGCAGGGATGGCAGCGAACAGTGCCACCAGTGGCTAAAAAAGTTTTGGTGACTTTGGGAGGTGCAGACCCTGATAATGTTACACTGAAAGTCATTCAGTCTTTGCAGATTGTGGAAGTGGAGGAACTAGAGGCAGTGGTCGTTGTAGGGGGAAGTAACCCGCACTATGAGAATCTCAAAATGGCTGTGCAGGATTCACGTTATCCCATCCAGGTGCAACAGAATGTCACCAATATGCCAGAGTTGATGGCTTGGGCAGATGTGGCGATTTCTGCTGGGGGTAGCACTTGCTGGGAATTAGCTTTTATGGGTTTGCCGAGTATTTTGCTGATTTTGGCGGAAAACCAGAGGGCGATCGCTGAAAAACTAGCAACTCTCAACCTAGCAGTTAATCTGGGTTGGCATCAAGATGTCGAATCACAAAACATCGCTCAGAATCTTTCTACAGTCTTGCGATCGGCAGAACAACGAAGAAATATGAGCAAATTGAGTCAAAAAATAGTAGATGGTAAAGGAGCAGATTCTGTTGTACGCAATTTAGCAGCAAGTTCTATTAAATTAAGACCCGTTAAAGAAGAGGATTGTGAACTTCTTTGGCACTGGGCAAATGATCCCGAAGTAAGAAGTTCTGCTTTTGATTCAGAACCTATTAATTGGGAAACCCATGTTAAATGGTTCGAGCATAAGCTCAATAGCCAAAACAGCTTTATTTTTATTGTTGAAGATATTAACAATAATCCCATCGGGCAAGTTAGGTTCGATATGATTGAAAATAAAGAAGCTGAGATAGATATTAGTATAGAAAAGAAAAATAGAGGAAAAAAACTTGGCAGTGAGATTATTAACCAAGGAATATTATATTTATCAAAAGAAGTTGCTATAAAGTCAGTTCATTCTCTTATTAAAGTCGAAAATAAAGCTTCGATACTGATTTTTGAAAAAAGTAACTTTCATTGGTTGGAGACAAAAAACGTCAAGAATCATTTAGCATATCACTATATTCGATATTTAAAAAATGCTAAAATCTAA